In Biomphalaria glabrata chromosome 11, xgBioGlab47.1, whole genome shotgun sequence, the following proteins share a genomic window:
- the LOC106051639 gene encoding putative uncharacterized protein DDB_G0277255 isoform X2, whose product MSGCQPPFCTLNELCLVDASYCLNISCNNANLMCEIACTNLKRSCQNQLTSYSSKVLGVTTSEPPPNEEFSRTYSAIITATYSSNAQKKTTPAPSYTEAFNKTDSLIIGVIVSCSLLGVACIVICVLWRRKIKRTQHLDKMCSQDSSVTIVRQSLALNNDYDVIQWVSETQDACSEAPSQHKDVKTSAYELLIEEDSETYEAIDDPDERANTQEETSVDLNKVGDNGKNNAIINELDGLSHCGTQNKLDKERNISSASTNVPNPYFVLDSDGVTEPYFMLDSAFSGVKEPYFELESASTDVGNPHLLEPVSTDVSDSYYVSESQDKSSNDTENSSDSYSRLGEKKIIKAVNPYNVKLDDNVIVNDNNDNNDRNENIDRNENIDKNENNCINNNNDNNDSNDNTDNNDNTDNNDNNENNNENNNDITMTITDNNKNDNNNDINDTNEECEQKHNDLDPPAPFGS is encoded by the coding sequence ATGTCTGGGTGTCAACCTCCTTTTTGTACATTAAATGAATTATGTCTAGTGGACGCTTCTTATTGTCTGAACATCTCTTGTAATAATGCAAATTTAATGTGTGAAATTGCGTGTACTAATCTAAAACGTTCATGTCAAAATCAATTAACGAGTTACAGTAGTAAAGTCTTGGGAGTAACAACATCTGAACCTCCCCCCAACGAGGAGTTCAGTAGGACATATTCTGCAATAATCACAGCGACCTATAGTAGTAATGCCCAGAAAAAGACAACGCCAGCGCCGTCCTATACAGAGGCTTTTAACAAGACTGATTCCTTAATAATCGGAGTCATTGTCAGTTGCTCGTTATTGGGCGTTGCTTGTATTGTGATATGCGTTCTGTGGAGGAGGAAAATAAAGAGAACACAGCATCTTGACAAAATGTGTAGTCAGGACTCTTCTGTCACCATAGTGAGACAAAGCTTGGCGCTTAACAACGATTACGATGTCATACAGTGGGTCAGTGAAACACAAGATGCCTGCAGTGAGGCTCCTAGTCAACACAAGGATGTTAAAACTTCAGCTTATGAACTGTTAATAGAAGAAGATAGTGAAACGTATGAGGCTATAGATGATCCAGACGAGAGGGCCAATACACAGGAGGAGACCTCAGTAGATCTCAACAAGGTAGGAGATAATGGCAAAAATAATGCAATCATAAATGAATTGGATGGACTCAGCCATTGCGGAACTCAAAACAAACTAGATAAAGAGCGTAATATTTCCTCTGCATCTACGAACGTTCCAAACCCATACTTTGTGCTAGATTCCGATGGTGTCACGGAGCCATACTTTATGCTGGATTCAGCGTTCAGTGGTGTCAAGGAGCCATATTTTGAGCTGGAGTCAGCGTCCACTGATGTAGGAAACCCACACTTGTTGGAGCCAGTGTCCACCGATGTTTCGGATTCTTACTACGTGTCAGAGTCGCAAGATAAATCATCCAATGATACAGAGAATAGTTCTGATTCTTATTCCAGACTtggtgaaaagaaaataattaaggcTGTAAATCCTTACAATGTTAAACTTGATGACAATGTCATTGTCAATGATAATAATGACAACAATgatagaaatgaaaatattgatagaaatgaaaatattgataaaaatgaaaataattgcattaataacaataatgataataatgacagTAATGATAATACTGACAATAATGATAATACTgacaataatgataataatgaaaataataatgaaaataacaatGACATAACAATGACAATAACTGACAATAATAAAAACGACAATAATAATGACATTAATGATACAAATGAAGAGTGTGAACAAAAGCACAATGACTTAGATCCCCCTGCGCCATTCGGCTCGTAG
- the LOC106051639 gene encoding putative uncharacterized protein DDB_G0285119 isoform X1, protein MKPTHKNLIISTAVFETLFLLLPLCHVFCLSQSDCPPITQCIPQLSALQMSGCQPPFCTLNELCLVDASYCLNISCNNANLMCEIACTNLKRSCQNQLTSYSSKVLGVTTSEPPPNEEFSRTYSAIITATYSSNAQKKTTPAPSYTEAFNKTDSLIIGVIVSCSLLGVACIVICVLWRRKIKRTQHLDKMCSQDSSVTIVRQSLALNNDYDVIQWVSETQDACSEAPSQHKDVKTSAYELLIEEDSETYEAIDDPDERANTQEETSVDLNKVGDNGKNNAIINELDGLSHCGTQNKLDKERNISSASTNVPNPYFVLDSDGVTEPYFMLDSAFSGVKEPYFELESASTDVGNPHLLEPVSTDVSDSYYVSESQDKSSNDTENSSDSYSRLGEKKIIKAVNPYNVKLDDNVIVNDNNDNNDRNENIDRNENIDKNENNCINNNNDNNDSNDNTDNNDNTDNNDNNENNNENNNDITMTITDNNKNDNNNDINDTNEECEQKHNDLDPPAPFGS, encoded by the exons ATGAAACCAACTCATAAG aatttgatCATTTCGACAGCGGTATTTGAGACTCTGTTCTTATTGCTTCCATTGTGTCATGTCTTTTGTCTATCTCAAAGTGATTGCCCTCCTATAACGCAGTGCATACCACAgctcag tgcacTACAAATGTCTGGGTGTCAACCTCCTTTTTGTACATTAAATGAATTATGTCTAGTGGACGCTTCTTATTGTCTGAACATCTCTTGTAATAATGCAAATTTAATGTGTGAAATTGCGTGTACTAATCTAAAACGTTCATGTCAAAATCAATTAACGAGTTACAGTAGTAAAGTCTTGGGAGTAACAACATCTGAACCTCCCCCCAACGAGGAGTTCAGTAGGACATATTCTGCAATAATCACAGCGACCTATAGTAGTAATGCCCAGAAAAAGACAACGCCAGCGCCGTCCTATACAGAGGCTTTTAACAAGACTGATTCCTTAATAATCGGAGTCATTGTCAGTTGCTCGTTATTGGGCGTTGCTTGTATTGTGATATGCGTTCTGTGGAGGAGGAAAATAAAGAGAACACAGCATCTTGACAAAATGTGTAGTCAGGACTCTTCTGTCACCATAGTGAGACAAAGCTTGGCGCTTAACAACGATTACGATGTCATACAGTGGGTCAGTGAAACACAAGATGCCTGCAGTGAGGCTCCTAGTCAACACAAGGATGTTAAAACTTCAGCTTATGAACTGTTAATAGAAGAAGATAGTGAAACGTATGAGGCTATAGATGATCCAGACGAGAGGGCCAATACACAGGAGGAGACCTCAGTAGATCTCAACAAGGTAGGAGATAATGGCAAAAATAATGCAATCATAAATGAATTGGATGGACTCAGCCATTGCGGAACTCAAAACAAACTAGATAAAGAGCGTAATATTTCCTCTGCATCTACGAACGTTCCAAACCCATACTTTGTGCTAGATTCCGATGGTGTCACGGAGCCATACTTTATGCTGGATTCAGCGTTCAGTGGTGTCAAGGAGCCATATTTTGAGCTGGAGTCAGCGTCCACTGATGTAGGAAACCCACACTTGTTGGAGCCAGTGTCCACCGATGTTTCGGATTCTTACTACGTGTCAGAGTCGCAAGATAAATCATCCAATGATACAGAGAATAGTTCTGATTCTTATTCCAGACTtggtgaaaagaaaataattaaggcTGTAAATCCTTACAATGTTAAACTTGATGACAATGTCATTGTCAATGATAATAATGACAACAATgatagaaatgaaaatattgatagaaatgaaaatattgataaaaatgaaaataattgcattaataacaataatgataataatgacagTAATGATAATACTGACAATAATGATAATACTgacaataatgataataatgaaaataataatgaaaataacaatGACATAACAATGACAATAACTGACAATAATAAAAACGACAATAATAATGACATTAATGATACAAATGAAGAGTGTGAACAAAAGCACAATGACTTAGATCCCCCTGCGCCATTCGGCTCGTAG